One stretch of Euphorbia lathyris chromosome 7, ddEupLath1.1, whole genome shotgun sequence DNA includes these proteins:
- the LOC136234830 gene encoding GDSL esterase/lipase At1g71691-like has product MGMVKMMMVMVVFMVILKMGLGQNNVDDPEAGRRREMVPAMFIFGDSLIDNGNNNDLPSLAKANYFPYGIDFNGGPTGRFSNGYTMVDQIAEMLGLPLIPAHTEATGDDVLHGLNYASAAAGILDDTGRNFVGRIPFNEQIRNFQNTLDQITNNLGAVDVASAIGRSIFFVGMGSNDYLNNYLMPNYPTKNQYNGQQYADLLVQQYHQQLLTLYNLGARKFILAGLGVMGCIPSILAQNPAGLCSEEVNQLVMPFNQNVKSMMNNFNANLPGAKFTYIDVARMFKDILTNSPAYGFSVINRGCCGIGRNRGQVTCLPFQTPCPNREQYIFWDAFHPTEAVNILMGKKAFNGDTSIVYPINIQELANLNLDPNN; this is encoded by the exons ATGGGTatggtgaagatgatgatggTGATGGTGGTGTTTATGGTGATTTTGAAGATGGGATTAGGGCAAAATAATGTGGATGATCCAGAAGCAGGAAGGAGAAGAGAAATGGTGCCAGCAATGTTTATATTTGGGGATTCTCTGATTGATAATGGAAATAATAATGATCTTCCTTCATTAGCTAAGGCTAATTATTTTCCTTATGGTATTGATTTTAATGGCGGTCCTACTGGTCGTTTCTCTAATGGTTATACTATGGTTGATCAAATAG CTGAAATGCTAGGACTTCCATTAATTCCAGCACACACAGAGGCAACCGGAGATGATGTCCTCCATGGACTCAACTATGCCTCTGCCGCTGCCGGAATTCTTGACGACACCGGCAGAAACTTC GTGGGTCGCATACCATTTAATGAGCAAATCAGGAACTTCCAAAATACACTTGATCAGATTACAAATAATTTAGGGGCAGTTGATGTGGCTAGTGCTATTGGAAGGAGCATTTTTTTTGTTGGAATGGGCAGTAATGACTATCTTAATAACTATCTTATGCCTAATTACCCTACTAAAAATCAGTATAATGGTCAACAGTATGCTGATTTATTGGTTCAGCAATATCATCAACAATTATTG ACCTTATACAACCTTGGAGCAAGAAAATTTATACTGGCAGGATTAGGGGTAATGGGTTGCATTCCAAGCATATTAGCACAAAACCCTGCAGGACTATGCTCAGAAGAGGTTAATCAACTTGTTATGCCTTTCAATCAAAATGTTAAGAGTATGATGAACAACTTCAATGCTAATCTTCCTGGTGCCAAATTCACTTACATTGATGTTGCAAGAATGTTTAAGGATATCCTCACAAATTCTCCTGCTTATG GATTTAGTGTAATCAACAGAGGATGCTGTGGGATAGGAAGGAATAGAGGTCAAGTTACATGTCTACCATTCCAAACACCTTGCCCTAATCGTGAACAATACATATTTTGGGATGCATTTCACCCAACTGAAGCTGTTAATATCTTAATGGGGAAAAAGGCTTTCAATGGAGATACAAGCATTGTCTATCCTATCAACATTCAGGAACTTGCTAATCTTAATTTAGACCCCAATAATTAA